One window of Desulfarculus baarsii DSM 2075 genomic DNA carries:
- a CDS encoding thioredoxin domain-containing protein, which translates to MPNALAAEQSPYLRQHADNPVDWLPWGPAALAKARDQQKPIFLSIGYATCHWCHVMAHESFEDQAVADLLNQHYVAVKVDREERPDLDAIYMTACQALSGAGGWPLTALLTPDGLPFIAGTYFPKTARLGRPGLLEILAEVARRWNGPERARMIQAGQEVARAIQPQAGPKTDLDPRALGMAYSQLRQSFDDQFGGFGQAPKFPTPHNLLFLLRWQARNPGSDALAMVEKTLTAMADGGLFDQVGFGFHRYSVDRPWLTPHFEKMLYDQALLAMAYLEAHQLTGREDFAATARQVFTYVLTRMTGPEGGFYAAEDADSEGVEGKYYVWTPQEVLAAAGQADGRLFNDFHGITADGNFEHGTSIPHRRQSLADFATQHGLDADQAAQALERARLALLAARQQRIPPLKDDKIITAWNGLMIAALAKAGQALADEALTAAAARAATFILQTARATGGRLARSQRDGQASGPGFLEDYAFMIWGLIELFEATFELDHLEAALELTDKCCELFWDEADGGYFFSPADGEKLIMRDKDDYDGATPAGNSTMTLNLLRLARLTGRRQLEDMAQQLMQTMAAQTMRLPMAHTMLLMALDFAQGPTKEIVICGAKNDPAAQAMIAKAQQKFIPARALLWRPPEGPEAARLAALAPFTAGMTTVGGRATAYVCQDHVCARPVTDPDELRF; encoded by the coding sequence ATGCCCAACGCCCTGGCCGCCGAACAAAGCCCCTATCTGCGCCAACACGCCGACAACCCCGTCGACTGGCTGCCCTGGGGCCCCGCCGCCCTGGCCAAGGCCCGCGACCAGCAAAAACCCATCTTCCTGAGCATCGGCTACGCCACCTGCCACTGGTGCCACGTCATGGCCCACGAGTCCTTCGAGGATCAGGCCGTGGCCGATCTGCTCAACCAACATTACGTGGCCGTCAAGGTCGACCGCGAGGAACGCCCAGACCTGGACGCCATCTACATGACCGCCTGCCAGGCCCTCAGCGGCGCGGGCGGCTGGCCGCTGACCGCCCTGCTCACCCCCGATGGCTTACCGTTCATTGCCGGCACGTATTTCCCCAAAACCGCCCGCTTGGGCCGACCCGGCCTGCTGGAGATTCTGGCCGAAGTCGCCCGCCGCTGGAACGGCCCCGAACGGGCGCGCATGATCCAGGCCGGCCAGGAAGTGGCCAGGGCCATCCAACCACAGGCCGGGCCAAAAACCGACCTTGACCCCCGCGCCCTGGGCATGGCCTACAGCCAACTCCGCCAAAGCTTCGACGACCAGTTCGGCGGCTTCGGCCAAGCGCCCAAGTTCCCCACGCCGCACAATCTGCTCTTCTTGCTGCGCTGGCAGGCCCGCAACCCCGGCTCCGACGCCCTGGCCATGGTCGAAAAAACCCTGACGGCCATGGCCGACGGCGGCCTGTTCGACCAAGTCGGCTTCGGCTTCCACCGCTACTCGGTGGATCGCCCCTGGCTGACGCCCCACTTCGAAAAAATGCTCTACGATCAGGCCCTCTTGGCCATGGCCTACCTGGAGGCCCATCAGCTCACGGGCCGCGAGGATTTCGCCGCCACCGCCCGCCAGGTCTTCACCTACGTCCTGACGCGCATGACCGGGCCGGAAGGTGGCTTTTACGCGGCCGAGGACGCCGACAGCGAGGGCGTTGAGGGCAAATATTACGTCTGGACCCCACAGGAAGTCCTGGCCGCCGCCGGCCAGGCCGATGGAAGACTGTTCAACGATTTTCACGGCATAACCGCCGATGGCAACTTCGAACACGGCACGAGCATTCCCCATCGCCGCCAAAGCCTGGCCGACTTCGCCACCCAACACGGCCTGGACGCCGACCAGGCCGCGCAGGCCCTGGAACGGGCTCGCCTGGCCCTGCTGGCCGCCCGCCAGCAACGCATCCCGCCCCTCAAGGACGACAAGATCATCACCGCCTGGAACGGCCTGATGATCGCAGCCCTGGCCAAGGCCGGCCAGGCCCTGGCCGACGAGGCCCTCACCGCCGCCGCCGCCCGCGCCGCCACGTTTATCCTGCAAACCGCGCGCGCCACGGGCGGGCGATTGGCGCGCAGTCAGCGCGACGGCCAGGCCAGCGGCCCCGGCTTTCTGGAAGACTACGCCTTCATGATCTGGGGCCTGATCGAACTTTTCGAGGCTACCTTCGAACTCGATCACCTGGAAGCGGCCCTGGAGCTCACGGACAAATGCTGCGAGCTGTTTTGGGATGAAGCCGACGGCGGCTATTTCTTCAGCCCGGCCGACGGCGAAAAGTTGATCATGCGCGACAAGGACGACTATGACGGCGCAACCCCGGCCGGCAACTCCACCATGACCCTCAACCTGCTGCGCCTGGCCCGCCTGACCGGCCGGCGCCAGCTCGAAGACATGGCCCAGCAGCTCATGCAAACCATGGCCGCCCAAACCATGCGCCTGCCCATGGCTCACACCATGCTCCTCATGGCCCTGGATTTCGCCCAAGGCCCGACCAAGGAAATCGTCATTTGCGGCGCAAAAAACGACCCCGCCGCCCAGGCCATGATCGCCAAGGCCCAACAAAAATTCATCCCCGCGCGTGCCCTGCTCTGGCGACCGCCGGAAGGGCCGGAGGCCGCGCGCCTGGCCGCGTTGGCCCCCTTCACCGCCGGGATGACCACCGTCGGTGGCCGCGCCACGGCCTATGTCTGTCAGGATCACGTCTGCGCCAGGCCGGTCACCGACCCGGATGAGTTGCGGTTTTAG
- a CDS encoding cytochrome P460 family protein, whose protein sequence is MKRLVFLVVMVGLCLTPGLLAGAAGDMPGPDAQALWVYITQTDPYKNWRAWPDYQGVQPARGPHKPLNRVFVNGRGLSSQKPPANFGTIEVKETLTQEMQLRNITVQYKIEGYNPDGGDWFWAMYDPDGAVKMAGKLDGCIGCHATAKGNDYILAHKF, encoded by the coding sequence ATGAAACGATTGGTCTTCTTGGTTGTCATGGTCGGCCTGTGCCTGACGCCCGGCCTCTTGGCCGGCGCGGCCGGCGACATGCCTGGCCCTGACGCCCAGGCGCTGTGGGTCTACATCACCCAGACCGACCCATACAAAAACTGGCGCGCCTGGCCCGATTATCAAGGCGTTCAGCCGGCCCGGGGGCCGCACAAGCCGCTCAATCGGGTCTTTGTCAACGGCCGCGGCCTTTCCAGCCAAAAGCCGCCGGCCAACTTCGGCACGATCGAGGTCAAAGAGACGCTGACCCAAGAGATGCAGCTGCGCAACATCACCGTGCAATACAAAATCGAAGGCTACAATCCCGACGGCGGCGACTGGTTTTGGGCCATGTACGACCCCGACGGCGCGGTGAAAATGGCCGGCAAGCTCGACGGCTGCATCGGTTGCCACGCCACGGCCAAGGGCAACGATTATATATTGGCGCACAAATTTTAG